In one Staphylococcus lutrae genomic region, the following are encoded:
- a CDS encoding anthranilate synthase component II yields MIVMIDNKDSFTYNIVDYVEYVSQQRVTVIDVATVSIAALQQLQPTALIISPGPGAPKDYPILFEVIKAFESTTPILGVCLGFQLLVTYYGGNIVHASRPVHGHTTRIIHDRSALFQDLPDSFEVMRYHSLMADPATIAEPLRISAHNDEGIVMAVRHLTRPIVGVQYHPESILSAYGHEQMRNFLRKAGIDHGCQV; encoded by the coding sequence ATGATTGTAATGATAGATAATAAAGACTCTTTTACGTATAATATTGTTGATTATGTTGAATATGTGAGTCAACAGCGTGTGACTGTCATCGATGTTGCGACTGTATCTATCGCTGCTTTACAACAGTTGCAACCTACAGCATTGATTATCTCTCCTGGACCGGGCGCGCCTAAAGATTACCCGATACTATTTGAAGTGATCAAAGCGTTTGAATCAACAACGCCAATTTTAGGGGTGTGTTTAGGTTTTCAATTATTAGTGACGTATTACGGTGGCAATATTGTTCATGCGTCTCGGCCGGTGCATGGGCATACGACACGTATTATCCATGATCGCTCAGCGCTTTTTCAAGATCTACCTGATTCGTTTGAAGTGATGCGCTATCATTCACTGATGGCTGATCCAGCAACCATCGCTGAACCACTCCGCATTTCGGCACATAATGATGAAGGAATTGTGATGGCCGTGCGGCATCTTACGCGGCCCATTGTTGGCGTACAATATCATCCGGAGTCGATTTTGTCGGCATACGGTCATGAACAAATGAGAAACTTTTTAAGAAAAGCAGGGATAGACCATGGTTGTCAAGTTTAA
- the queC gene encoding 7-cyano-7-deazaguanine synthase QueC yields MSEVLKNEKALVVFSGGQDSTTCLFYAKKHFKTVELVTFEYGQRHAKEIEVAKAIAQDQGLKHHILDMALLAQLSPNALTSHDMTIDQQNDIPNTFVPARNLLFLSFAGALAYQIGAKHLITGVCETDFSGYPDCRDTFIKSMNVTLNLAMDRDFVIHTPLMWLDKKETWALSDQLGVLDYVRNHTLTCYNGIIAEGCGTCPACQLRQRGLKQYLTEKGRE; encoded by the coding sequence ATGTCAGAAGTGCTCAAAAATGAAAAAGCACTCGTTGTTTTTAGCGGAGGACAAGATAGTACAACTTGCCTCTTTTATGCTAAAAAACACTTTAAAACCGTCGAATTGGTCACATTCGAGTATGGACAACGCCATGCCAAAGAAATTGAAGTTGCTAAAGCGATTGCACAAGATCAGGGATTAAAACATCATATTTTAGACATGGCTTTGCTTGCCCAACTTAGCCCCAACGCGTTAACATCTCACGATATGACAATCGATCAACAGAATGATATTCCAAATACTTTTGTCCCTGCCCGCAATCTACTGTTTCTATCTTTTGCAGGCGCACTCGCCTATCAAATTGGTGCGAAACATTTGATTACAGGTGTATGTGAAACAGATTTTTCGGGCTATCCAGATTGTCGTGACACCTTTATCAAGTCAATGAATGTCACACTTAATTTAGCGATGGATCGCGATTTTGTGATACATACGCCGCTGATGTGGCTCGATAAAAAGGAAACTTGGGCGCTCAGTGATCAACTTGGTGTCCTAGACTATGTCCGCAATCACACACTCACATGTTACAACGGTATCATCGCTGAAGGATGCGGGACATGTCCTGCATGCCAGTTACGTCAACGAGGTCTCAAACAATATCTAACAGAAAAAGGACGTGAATAA
- the pabB gene encoding aminodeoxychorismate synthase component I, with product MVVKFNYKYYTDPNTTTTYQYQFDQPSDTGIAYQLEQVGEIIDEAAHYQQNGYYVALYLPYEAAPYFHSDFRTYSPDHGIYAAYFAFEKPIEADQILTNALQNHSDTSRFQFIEDRASIMKHVRMIHDEIIAGWTYQVNYTTRLRSFAKLSIASLYHQLTQQTNGDYTVLFDTPEIKLASISPELFFQVGDFDGHPKAVVSKPMKGTMPRGETPEEDERNAQILKESAKDRAENVMIVDLLRNDIARVATTGSVSVHRPFEIERYQTVFQMTTMVSGRLPQTTTYQTLLRALFPCGSITGAPKVNTMNIIHQLEKTPRHIYCGAIGLLLPNARAIFNVAIRTIEQIDDTFFYGVGAGITIDSDPAQEYAEFQAKTKILEGLQ from the coding sequence ATGGTTGTCAAGTTTAATTATAAATATTATACCGATCCAAATACGACGACCACTTATCAATATCAATTTGATCAGCCGAGTGATACGGGTATCGCGTATCAGCTTGAACAAGTTGGGGAAATAATAGATGAAGCGGCACATTATCAACAGAATGGTTATTACGTGGCGTTGTATCTTCCGTACGAAGCGGCACCGTATTTCCATTCGGATTTTCGTACGTATTCCCCAGATCATGGTATTTATGCGGCTTATTTTGCGTTTGAAAAACCGATTGAAGCCGATCAAATATTAACGAATGCTTTACAAAACCATTCAGACACGAGTCGATTCCAATTTATAGAGGATCGAGCGTCCATTATGAAGCATGTTCGCATGATTCATGATGAGATTATTGCTGGTTGGACCTATCAAGTGAATTATACAACGCGATTGAGAAGTTTCGCCAAGCTGTCGATTGCATCTCTTTACCATCAATTGACACAACAAACCAATGGCGATTATACTGTGTTATTTGATACGCCAGAGATTAAACTCGCCTCTATCTCACCAGAATTGTTTTTCCAAGTCGGTGATTTTGATGGACATCCAAAAGCTGTAGTGAGTAAACCGATGAAGGGGACGATGCCACGAGGTGAGACGCCCGAAGAAGATGAACGCAATGCTCAAATCTTAAAAGAATCGGCTAAAGATCGCGCAGAAAATGTCATGATTGTAGATTTGTTGCGTAATGACATTGCACGTGTAGCAACGACGGGCAGTGTATCCGTCCATCGTCCGTTTGAAATCGAACGTTATCAAACAGTTTTTCAAATGACGACAATGGTTAGTGGGAGACTCCCACAAACAACAACGTACCAAACGTTATTACGCGCACTTTTTCCGTGTGGTTCTATAACAGGTGCCCCTAAAGTAAATACGATGAACATTATCCATCAACTGGAAAAAACGCCTCGGCATATTTATTGTGGTGCAATCGGGTTGTTACTACCGAATGCGCGCGCAATTTTTAATGTGGCGATACGTACAATCGAACAAATTGACGATACATTTTTTTATGGTGTAGGTGCAGGGATTACAATTGATTCTGACCCGGCACAAGAGTATGCAGAATTTCAAGCAAAAACGAAAATATTAGAGGGATTGCAATGA
- a CDS encoding biotin-dependent carboxyltransferase family protein, which yields MTIIIEESGLFSSFQDFGRVGYEHMGVIRSGALDVLAHEIANRLVGNDRNEATLEMTNQMARIRFTEPTLIALSGAQSYAYTEEMRVQVNKLHLMNKGDVLAFDHLRRGSRLYLAVAGGFELERWLDSTSTDTISRMGGYYGRRLQAGDTIEMKRDYNKRHHQLFKNLAQRKTVDWGVDGYALSLNYLSDVVHVIPNKGTEDFEAETLRTFTNGEYQVSSKANRMGVVLEGAPIKAYYEDMPPHQSVKRGTIQVKKEGAPVILLNDHYTLGSYPQIGTIASYHLSKIAQKRQGAKIKFQFIDVIQAEQNLVKYHKWRKQLFQGIEFRMQKEMLK from the coding sequence ATGACAATCATAATAGAAGAAAGTGGCTTATTTTCAAGTTTTCAAGATTTTGGACGTGTGGGTTATGAACATATGGGGGTGATTCGTAGTGGGGCGTTAGATGTATTAGCGCATGAAATTGCGAATCGACTCGTTGGAAATGATCGCAATGAGGCGACACTTGAAATGACGAATCAAATGGCGCGCATTCGCTTTACTGAACCGACATTAATCGCACTTTCGGGCGCGCAAAGTTATGCCTATACTGAAGAAATGCGTGTTCAAGTCAATAAGCTTCATTTAATGAATAAAGGCGATGTCCTTGCTTTCGATCATTTACGTCGTGGCTCTCGTTTGTATCTTGCAGTGGCAGGGGGTTTTGAACTGGAAAGATGGCTAGACTCGACATCGACAGATACAATTTCAAGAATGGGGGGCTATTATGGCCGCCGTTTACAAGCAGGCGATACGATTGAAATGAAACGCGATTATAACAAGCGCCATCATCAACTCTTTAAAAATTTAGCACAGCGTAAAACGGTGGATTGGGGTGTTGATGGTTATGCACTGTCGCTCAACTACTTGTCTGATGTCGTGCACGTCATCCCAAATAAAGGGACGGAAGATTTTGAGGCAGAAACGCTTCGCACATTTACGAATGGGGAATACCAAGTGTCGAGTAAAGCTAATCGGATGGGTGTGGTTTTAGAAGGTGCACCGATTAAAGCGTATTATGAGGATATGCCGCCGCATCAATCTGTAAAACGTGGAACGATTCAAGTTAAAAAAGAAGGGGCGCCTGTCATTTTATTAAATGATCACTATACTTTAGGAAGTTATCCTCAAATTGGTACGATTGCATCGTATCATTTATCTAAAATTGCTCAAAAACGGCAAGGGGCAAAAATCAAGTTTCAATTTATTGATGTGATACAAGCTGAACAAAATTTAGTAAAATATCATAAATGGCGTAAGCAGTTGTTCCAAGGTATTGAATTTAGAATGCAAAAAGAAATGTTGAAATAG
- a CDS encoding aminotransferase class IV, whose translation MNLFETMRLDNGHFRRLDYHLQRIQRASTYFNIPFDLKAWQQTIQQFQQQYRTGQYRVKMILEPSGVYRTEIFPLQETTTMTAQFVPMHAQVPQWQRVHKTSERQHLVHSHATQMALFYDAETHKVLEFDIGNVVLEMNGQAVTPVYDHDFLQGCMRQALLTEGRITEAYITTDRVEAALNQGGNYG comes from the coding sequence ATGAACTTATTTGAAACGATGCGACTAGACAATGGTCACTTTCGACGTCTTGATTACCATTTACAGCGGATACAACGGGCAAGTACTTATTTTAATATCCCATTCGATTTAAAAGCTTGGCAACAAACGATACAACAGTTCCAACAACAGTACAGGACAGGGCAATACCGTGTAAAGATGATTTTAGAACCCTCCGGTGTATATCGCACTGAGATATTTCCTTTGCAAGAAACGACGACGATGACGGCACAATTCGTTCCAATGCATGCACAAGTGCCACAATGGCAACGTGTACACAAGACCTCTGAGCGTCAACATCTCGTACATTCACATGCGACGCAAATGGCCTTGTTCTATGATGCAGAGACCCATAAGGTGCTGGAATTTGATATTGGCAATGTCGTCCTTGAAATGAATGGACAGGCTGTTACCCCCGTATATGATCATGATTTTTTACAGGGGTGCATGCGACAAGCTTTGTTAACAGAGGGGCGCATCACTGAAGCATATATAACGACAGATAGGGTAGAAGCCGCACTTAATCAAGGGGGCAACTATGGATGA
- a CDS encoding allophanate hydrolase subunit 1, translating to MKVYSQGDQAIVVSLEGDVTPAATEKLLAIRQCLIEQNDPFITEIVPTETDMMISYDARMMMKHLNITSPFLHMQALIENIDTQDSVRERQMQCVKVPIVYGGAHGPHLEMILEELNMPRETFIDLHTRADYFVSMMGYSPGFPYLSSVNPEIIVNHTAAEPRLIPAGSVILENNKCGITTTETYSDWLVIGHTSLPLFDPKKKDFALISLGDHVKFFEVQPGGND from the coding sequence ATGAAAGTATATAGTCAAGGTGATCAAGCGATTGTCGTATCTTTAGAAGGAGATGTGACACCCGCAGCCACTGAAAAATTATTGGCTATTCGCCAATGTTTGATTGAACAAAACGATCCATTCATCACTGAAATCGTACCAACCGAAACGGACATGATGATCTCATATGATGCACGTATGATGATGAAACATTTAAACATTACGTCTCCATTCTTACATATGCAAGCATTGATTGAAAATATTGATACGCAAGATAGCGTGAGAGAAAGGCAAATGCAATGTGTTAAAGTCCCGATTGTCTACGGTGGTGCGCACGGACCTCATTTGGAGATGATCTTAGAAGAGTTAAACATGCCGCGTGAAACGTTTATTGATTTACATACGCGTGCAGACTATTTCGTTTCTATGATGGGCTATTCGCCTGGATTCCCTTATTTATCAAGTGTTAATCCGGAAATCATTGTCAATCATACGGCCGCAGAACCACGACTCATTCCAGCAGGGTCTGTGATTTTGGAAAATAATAAATGTGGGATTACGACAACAGAGACATACAGTGATTGGTTGGTGATTGGGCATACGTCATTGCCTTTATTTGATCCTAAAAAGAAAGATTTTGCACTTATTTCTTTAGGAGATCATGTGAAATTTTTTGAAGTACAGCCGGGAGGTAACGACTGA